A genome region from Scyliorhinus torazame isolate Kashiwa2021f chromosome 11, sScyTor2.1, whole genome shotgun sequence includes the following:
- the ralbp1 gene encoding ralA-binding protein 1 isoform X1 — MTECFLPPTSSPSEHRRAEHGSGLARTPSSEEISPTKFPGLYRTGEPSPPHEGLHESVDIVSDDEKEHAKKKGKFKKKEKRTEGYAAFQEDSSGDEAESPSKMKRPKGIHVFKKPSFSKKKEKDFKVKEKPKEEKHKEEKHKEEKHKEKKSKDITAADVVKQWKEKKKKKKPVPEQEVVPVDTTPSLRPVFGVPLVEAAERTMLYDGILLPAVFRECIDYVESYGMKSEGIYRVSGTKSKVDELKAVYDREESPNLEDYDANTVASLLKQYLRELPENVLTKELVMRFEDVCGKGTDGEKVQECRRLLKELPVSNYLLFSWLIIHMDHIIEKESETKMNIQNISIVLSPTVQISNRVLYLFFTHVKELFGEIELKPVVKPLRWSNVASMPALPETQESIKEEIRRQEFLLNCLHRDLQAGIKDLSKEERLWEVQRILTALKRKLREAKRQECETKIAQEIASLSKEDVSKEEMNENEEEVINILLAQENEILTEQEELVTMEQFLRRQIASEKEEIERLRAEIAEIQSRQQQHGRSETEEYSSESESESEDEEELQLILEDLQRQNEELEVKNNHLNQAIHDEREAIIELRVQLRLLQLQRLKQEEETQEDAEEPGENATSAQPHRDVVNDTRVAQEPPKSVKETLKPSPSKDRKETSI, encoded by the exons ATGACTGAATGCTTCCTGCCACCAACGAGCAGCCCGAGTGAACATCGCAGGGCTGAACATGGCAGTGGCCTGGCTCGTACACCAAGCTCCGAGGAGATTAGTCCTACAAAATTCCCAGGACTATATCGTACTGGTGAGCCTTCGCCACCTCATGAAGGCCTGCATGAGTCTGTTGACATAGTATCTGATGATGAAAAGGAACATGCAAAGAAAAAAGggaaatttaaaaagaaagaaaagagaA CTGAGGGGTATGCGGCCTTCCAAGAGGACAGCTCAGGTGACGAAGCAGAGAGCCCATCCAAGATGAAAAGGCCAAAGGGTATCCATGTCTTCAAAAAACCTAGTTTCTccaagaagaaggaaaaagacttCAAGGTCAAAGAGAAGCCAAAGGAAGAAAAGCACAAGGAGGAAAAGCATAAAGAGGAAAAACATAAGGAAAAGAAGTCCAAAGATATAACCGCAGCAGATGTTGTTAAACAgtggaaagaaaaaaagaaaaagaaaaagcctgTTCCTGAACAGGAAGTAGTTCCGGTCGATACTACTCCTTCTCTCAGGCCTGTCTTTGGTGTTCCCTTGGTTGAGGCTGCTGAGAGGACTATGCTGTATGATGGGATCCTGCTCCCAGCAGTTTTTCGAGAGTGCATTGACTACGTTGAAAGTTACGGCATGAAGAGTGAAGGCATTTATAGGGTATCAG GTACCAAATCAAAAGTTGATGAACTGAAAGCTGTGTATGATCGTGAAGAGTCTCCAAATCTGGAAGACTATGATGCAAACACGGTGGCCAGTCTATTGAAACAATACCTCCGTGAACTGCCTGAAAATGTTCTTACCAAGGAACTTGTAATGCGTTTTGAGGATGTATGTGGAAAAGGCACAGATGGTGAAAAAGTCCAGGAATGCCGGCGTCTACTGAAGGAACTGCCTGTGTCCAATTACCTCCTCTTTTCTTGGCTTATTATCCATATGGACCATATCATTGAAAAGGAAAGCGAAACAAAAATGAATATCCAGAATATTTCTATTGTTCTTAGTCCCACTGTTCAG ATCAGCAATCGTGTGCTATACCTATTTTTCACTCATGTTAAAGAGCTGTTTGGGGAAATCGAGTTGAAGCCAGTTGTGAAACCACTTCGCTGGTCTAATGTGGCATCAATGCCAGCCTTGCCTGAGACACAAGAGAGCATTAAGGAAGAAATTCGGCGGCAG GAATTTCTGTTGAATTGTTTGCACAGAGACCTGCAAGCTGGCATAAAGGACTTATCCAAAGAAGaaagattgtgggaggtgcagcgaATTTTAACAGCTCTAAAGCGTAAACTGCGTGAAGCAAAAAGGCAG GAATGTGAAACAAAGATTGCCCAGGAAATTGCTAGCCTTTCCAAGGAGGATGTTTCTAAagaagaaatgaatgaaaatgaagaaGAAGTTATCAATATTCTACTTGCTCAG GAGAATGAAATCCTGACCGAGCAGGAGGAACTGGTGACCATGGAGCAGTTTTTACGGCGACAGATTGCATCTGAAAAAGAGGAGATTGAACGCCTTCGAGCTGAGATTGCAGAAATTCAGAG TCGACAGCAACAGCATGGGCGGAGTGAAACTGAGGAATATTCctctgagagtgagagcgagagtgaggatgAGGAAGAGCTGCAGCTCATCCTGGAAGATCTTCAGCGTCAAAATGAAGAGTTGGAG GTGAAGAACAACCACTTGAATCAAGCAATCCATGATGAACGAGAGGCAATCATTGAGCTGCGAGTGCAGCTTCGACTGTTACAACTGCAAAGACTGAAACAAGAGGAAGAAACTCAGGAAGATGCGGAGGAACCTGGAGAGAATGCCACTAGTGCTCAGCCGCACAGGGACGTTGTGAACGACACACGAGTTGCGCAGGAGCCACCCAAATCTGTGAAGGAAACTTTGAAACCCTCTCCAAGCAAAGATCGTAAGGAGACCTCGATTTGA
- the ralbp1 gene encoding ralA-binding protein 1 isoform X2 gives MTECFLPPTSSPSEHRRAEHGSGLARTPSSEEISPTKFPGLYRTGEPSPPHEGLHESVDIVSDDEKEHAKKKGKFKKKEKRTEGYAAFQEDSSGDEAESPSKMKRPKGIHVFKKPSFSKKKEKDFKVKEKPKEEKHKEEKHKEEKHKEKKSKDITAADVVKQWKEKKKKKKPVPEQEVVPVDTTPSLRPVFGVPLVEAAERTMLYDGILLPAVFRECIDYVESYGMKSEGIYRVSGTKSKVDELKAVYDREESPNLEDYDANTVASLLKQYLRELPENVLTKELVMRFEDVCGKGTDGEKVQECRRLLKELPVSNYLLFSWLIIHMDHIIEKESETKMNIQNISIVLSPTVQISNRVLYLFFTHVKELFGEIELKPVVKPLRWSNVASMPALPETQESIKEEIRRQEFLLNCLHRDLQAGIKDLSKEERLWEVQRILTALKRKLREAKRQECETKIAQEIASLSKEDVSKEEMNENEEEVINILLAQENEILTEEEELVAMEQFLQQWIASEKEEIGHLRAEIVENWLMDLQWPIFKYGVARVSNKYLLREKRRCIK, from the exons ATGACTGAATGCTTCCTGCCACCAACGAGCAGCCCGAGTGAACATCGCAGGGCTGAACATGGCAGTGGCCTGGCTCGTACACCAAGCTCCGAGGAGATTAGTCCTACAAAATTCCCAGGACTATATCGTACTGGTGAGCCTTCGCCACCTCATGAAGGCCTGCATGAGTCTGTTGACATAGTATCTGATGATGAAAAGGAACATGCAAAGAAAAAAGggaaatttaaaaagaaagaaaagagaA CTGAGGGGTATGCGGCCTTCCAAGAGGACAGCTCAGGTGACGAAGCAGAGAGCCCATCCAAGATGAAAAGGCCAAAGGGTATCCATGTCTTCAAAAAACCTAGTTTCTccaagaagaaggaaaaagacttCAAGGTCAAAGAGAAGCCAAAGGAAGAAAAGCACAAGGAGGAAAAGCATAAAGAGGAAAAACATAAGGAAAAGAAGTCCAAAGATATAACCGCAGCAGATGTTGTTAAACAgtggaaagaaaaaaagaaaaagaaaaagcctgTTCCTGAACAGGAAGTAGTTCCGGTCGATACTACTCCTTCTCTCAGGCCTGTCTTTGGTGTTCCCTTGGTTGAGGCTGCTGAGAGGACTATGCTGTATGATGGGATCCTGCTCCCAGCAGTTTTTCGAGAGTGCATTGACTACGTTGAAAGTTACGGCATGAAGAGTGAAGGCATTTATAGGGTATCAG GTACCAAATCAAAAGTTGATGAACTGAAAGCTGTGTATGATCGTGAAGAGTCTCCAAATCTGGAAGACTATGATGCAAACACGGTGGCCAGTCTATTGAAACAATACCTCCGTGAACTGCCTGAAAATGTTCTTACCAAGGAACTTGTAATGCGTTTTGAGGATGTATGTGGAAAAGGCACAGATGGTGAAAAAGTCCAGGAATGCCGGCGTCTACTGAAGGAACTGCCTGTGTCCAATTACCTCCTCTTTTCTTGGCTTATTATCCATATGGACCATATCATTGAAAAGGAAAGCGAAACAAAAATGAATATCCAGAATATTTCTATTGTTCTTAGTCCCACTGTTCAG ATCAGCAATCGTGTGCTATACCTATTTTTCACTCATGTTAAAGAGCTGTTTGGGGAAATCGAGTTGAAGCCAGTTGTGAAACCACTTCGCTGGTCTAATGTGGCATCAATGCCAGCCTTGCCTGAGACACAAGAGAGCATTAAGGAAGAAATTCGGCGGCAG GAATTTCTGTTGAATTGTTTGCACAGAGACCTGCAAGCTGGCATAAAGGACTTATCCAAAGAAGaaagattgtgggaggtgcagcgaATTTTAACAGCTCTAAAGCGTAAACTGCGTGAAGCAAAAAGGCAG GAATGTGAAACAAAGATTGCCCAGGAAATTGCTAGCCTTTCCAAGGAGGATGTTTCTAAagaagaaatgaatgaaaatgaagaaGAAGTTATCAATATTCTACTTGCTCAG GAGAATGAAATCCTGACCGAGGAGGAGGAACTGGTTGCCATGGAGCAGTTTTTACAGCAATGGATTGCATCTGAAAAAGAGGAGATTGGACATCTGCGAGCTGAGATTGTAGAAAATTGGTTGATGGATCTGCAGTGGCCAATATTCAAATATGGGGTGGCAAGAGTATCAAATAAATATCTTCTTAGGGAGAAAAGACGATGCATCAAGTAA